A region from the Oscillospiraceae bacterium genome encodes:
- the rpmG gene encoding 50S ribosomal protein L33: protein MRVKITLACTECKQRNYDTVKNKKNDPDRLEMNKYCRFCRKHTLHRETK, encoded by the coding sequence ATGAGGGTCAAAATCACGCTGGCCTGCACGGAGTGCAAACAGCGCAACTATGACACAGTCAAAAACAAGAAGAACGATCCCGACCGGTTGGAGATGAACAAGTACTGCAGATTCTGCCGTAAACACACACTCCACCGCGAGACGAAGTAA
- the secE gene encoding preprotein translocase subunit SecE, protein MANDAAAPKKGFAKLGQFLKEVRLEMKKITWPTHKEAFKRFMLVMVVVIICAALLFGFDRLLLLLAGVIAGS, encoded by the coding sequence ATGGCTAACGATGCCGCCGCTCCGAAAAAGGGTTTTGCAAAGCTCGGACAATTCCTGAAAGAAGTCCGTCTTGAGATGAAAAAAATCACCTGGCCGACGCATAAAGAGGCATTTAAGAGATTTATGCTGGTTATGGTGGTCGTCATCATCTGCGCCGCACTGCTCTTTGGATTCGACCGCCTGCTGCTGTTGCTGGCCGGCGTGATCGCAGGAAGCTGA
- a CDS encoding heparinase II/III family protein → MAYIQDYSALKQKIDQYDWAEKLYDKMKTGVDAFIDTYHDDINRRNGWGHNYICEKCGTGLKFDKDIPMGQPCPACGHINMGWRANDAWNTSYRGNANGNAKKAAILYKLTGDTKYLEYIKKVLTFYLENYQKLQVWVVHPMYLGRINGQHLSDDGCVISLLTAMMILGDELDEGFVTELGEKFFIPEGHFLKPFCYYINNIPVWDLCAIATIGIFYKQPDLIEYAFESEFGLINQVALGITKDYFWYEGSVHYHFYCIAPMTDLIYFAKSSGYQADCIDKLAKIIEKMYVMPAQMAFKNCMLPNPNDGWPFISMANFAGQYDVASASFDHPMIKWAATMMYDDRSPLLDHNGVPSPSRGGDLPRLLFGINPSDYDKYPREKLETRLWEDTDFAMLRDKDLEVFFKYGLIIASHSHFDIMNIEISAFGESVCYDLSTNGYGSFLFNWQQGTLSHCTVATDKVNIPKKNKGKLLEYDKDTAHIKALSEDAYPGVDYIRDLKLDNNTLHDNFTCTGKDGKPHTYDYFFHCLGEPEFNFEAKEVPPFTEKLYDTLQELKCYESDGDIKFSYKLPDKRVDITLKGQKDTKFYLFKGYAQTGKHFRWGIMARRNAVDTTFAVDYKFSKI, encoded by the coding sequence ATGGCATACATCCAAGATTATTCAGCGCTTAAACAAAAAATAGATCAATACGACTGGGCTGAAAAGCTCTATGATAAGATGAAAACCGGCGTCGACGCATTTATCGATACCTATCACGACGATATCAACCGCCGCAACGGCTGGGGTCATAACTACATCTGCGAAAAATGCGGCACCGGTTTAAAATTCGACAAGGATATCCCGATGGGGCAGCCCTGCCCTGCCTGCGGACACATCAATATGGGTTGGCGCGCCAATGACGCCTGGAACACTTCATATCGCGGCAACGCCAACGGCAACGCAAAAAAAGCTGCGATTTTATACAAGCTCACCGGCGATACGAAATATCTCGAATATATTAAAAAAGTTCTTACATTCTACCTCGAAAATTATCAGAAACTGCAGGTATGGGTTGTCCATCCGATGTACTTAGGCCGAATCAACGGCCAGCACCTTTCCGATGACGGGTGTGTGATCTCTCTTTTGACCGCGATGATGATTCTCGGCGATGAACTGGATGAGGGCTTTGTCACCGAACTGGGTGAAAAATTCTTTATTCCGGAAGGACATTTTCTCAAGCCGTTCTGCTATTACATTAATAATATTCCGGTATGGGATCTGTGCGCCATTGCGACCATCGGCATTTTCTATAAACAGCCCGATCTTATTGAATACGCCTTCGAAAGCGAATTCGGCCTGATCAATCAGGTCGCGTTGGGCATCACCAAGGATTATTTCTGGTATGAGGGTTCGGTGCATTATCACTTCTACTGCATTGCTCCGATGACCGATCTGATCTATTTTGCCAAGTCGTCCGGCTATCAGGCCGACTGCATCGACAAACTCGCTAAGATTATTGAAAAGATGTACGTTATGCCGGCGCAGATGGCATTCAAAAACTGTATGCTGCCCAATCCCAACGACGGCTGGCCGTTCATCTCCATGGCTAACTTTGCCGGACAATATGACGTTGCCTCAGCCAGTTTCGATCATCCGATGATCAAGTGGGCCGCGACGATGATGTATGACGACCGCTCTCCGCTGCTCGATCATAACGGCGTCCCGAGTCCATCCCGCGGCGGCGATCTGCCCCGGCTGTTATTCGGCATCAACCCTTCGGACTACGACAAATATCCACGCGAAAAGCTCGAAACCCGGCTCTGGGAAGACACGGATTTTGCCATGCTGCGCGATAAGGATCTCGAGGTGTTCTTTAAATACGGTCTGATCATCGCCTCGCATTCGCATTTCGATATCATGAACATCGAAATTTCCGCGTTCGGCGAATCGGTCTGTTATGATCTCTCGACCAACGGCTATGGCTCGTTCCTGTTTAATTGGCAGCAAGGCACGCTTTCACACTGCACCGTCGCGACCGATAAAGTCAATATCCCGAAAAAGAATAAAGGCAAGCTGCTTGAATACGATAAAGATACTGCACATATCAAAGCGCTCAGCGAAGACGCCTATCCCGGTGTCGACTATATCCGTGACCTGAAGCTCGACAATAACACCCTGCATGACAACTTCACCTGTACCGGAAAAGACGGCAAGCCGCACACCTATGATTATTTCTTCCACTGCCTGGGCGAGCCGGAATTCAATTTTGAGGCGAAAGAAGTCCCGCCGTTTACCGAAAAACTCTACGACACACTGCAGGAATTGAAGTGTTATGAGAGTGACGGCGATATCAAGTTTTCCTACAAACTGCCCGACAAGCGGGTTGATATCACGCTCAAGGGCCAAAAAGACACAAAGTTCTATCTCTTTAAAGGCTATGCCCAGACCGGCAAACACTTCCGCTGGGGCATCATGGCCCGCCGTAATGCCGTTGATACGACCTTTGCCGTCGATTATAAATTTTCAAAGATTTGA
- the rplA gene encoding 50S ribosomal protein L1 — protein MKHGKRYDDSVKLYDKTKQYEVEEAMELCAQTAKAKFDETIEVHVRLGVDSRHADQQVRGAVVLPNGTGKTVRVLAICKNDAVKAATAAGAEYVGAEEFIEKIQKENWMDFDVLITTPDMMGLIGRLGKILGPRGLMPNPKAGTVTPDIGKAVTEAKAGKIEYRLDKTNIIHCPIGKASFGKEKLAENFNTLLGAIIKAKPAAAKGQYIRSCTVVSTMGPAVKIMPSKLV, from the coding sequence ATGAAACACGGAAAGAGATATGACGACAGCGTAAAGCTGTACGACAAGACCAAACAATATGAAGTTGAAGAGGCAATGGAGCTCTGCGCCCAGACTGCCAAAGCCAAGTTCGACGAGACCATCGAAGTCCATGTCCGTCTGGGCGTCGACTCCCGCCATGCCGACCAGCAGGTCCGCGGCGCGGTCGTTCTTCCCAATGGAACGGGCAAAACCGTCCGCGTACTCGCAATCTGCAAAAATGATGCGGTAAAAGCGGCTACGGCAGCCGGCGCTGAATATGTCGGTGCCGAAGAATTCATCGAAAAGATCCAGAAAGAAAACTGGATGGATTTCGACGTGTTGATCACAACTCCCGATATGATGGGTCTGATCGGCCGCCTCGGTAAAATTCTCGGTCCGCGCGGCTTGATGCCGAACCCCAAGGCCGGCACCGTTACGCCCGATATCGGCAAGGCAGTCACCGAAGCCAAAGCCGGTAAGATCGAATATCGTCTGGACAAGACCAACATCATCCACTGCCCGATCGGTAAGGCGAGTTTCGGCAAAGAGAAACTGGCAGAGAACTTCAACACTTTACTCGGCGCCATCATCAAGGCCAAGCCGGCTGCGGCAAAGGGACAGTATATCCGCTCCTGCACCGTGGTTTCGACCATGGGTCCGGCAGTCAAGATCATGCCCAGCAAACTGGTCTAA
- the srtB gene encoding class B sortase, translating to MNEIREKQPPREQGMSKIQIVLITIFMMILLICAGILFLDWYDGYKSEKEKEQLASEMQSAAQQITAPMGENDILPAFRTLYDQNKDTVGWIKIEDTPIDYVVVQTENNDDYLRTAYDGSYNRNGTIFLDYQSIFNPKGKNIVIYGHNMKTQAMFSTLDEYTSVEYYQQHPIVEFNTLYDYSKYKIFAVVLMDASPDNGSDDEFKLYSQFSSDDSFMDYIDTIRAHSLLDIDVDVQKDDLIISLVTCSYDIEDGRYAIFAREIREDESTDVDTSAAKLNDDVIMPGQYAS from the coding sequence ATGAACGAAATTAGAGAAAAACAACCGCCGAGAGAACAAGGGATGTCCAAAATACAAATCGTATTGATCACCATTTTTATGATGATTCTTTTGATTTGTGCCGGCATTCTGTTTTTGGATTGGTACGACGGGTATAAGAGCGAAAAGGAAAAAGAACAACTGGCATCTGAAATGCAGAGTGCGGCGCAGCAGATTACGGCACCAATGGGAGAAAATGATATTCTGCCGGCTTTCCGAACGCTGTATGATCAAAACAAAGACACGGTTGGCTGGATTAAAATTGAGGACACGCCGATCGACTATGTCGTGGTTCAGACCGAAAATAACGACGACTATCTGCGCACCGCTTATGACGGCAGCTATAACCGCAACGGCACGATCTTCCTCGATTATCAAAGCATATTTAATCCCAAGGGCAAGAATATTGTCATTTACGGCCATAATATGAAAACCCAAGCGATGTTTTCCACGCTTGACGAATACACTTCGGTTGAGTATTATCAACAGCACCCGATTGTCGAGTTTAATACCCTTTACGATTATTCCAAATATAAGATTTTCGCCGTCGTGCTGATGGACGCTTCGCCCGATAACGGTTCAGACGATGAGTTTAAGCTGTATTCGCAGTTTTCGAGTGATGACAGTTTTATGGATTACATAGACACCATTCGGGCGCACAGTCTGCTTGATATTGATGTTGACGTCCAAAAAGACGATCTGATTATTTCGCTGGTCACCTGTTCGTATGATATTGAAGACGGCCGGTATGCCATCTTTGCCCGCGAAATCCGTGAGGATGAAAGCACTGACGTCGACACCTCAGCGGCAAAACTCAACGACGATGTGATTATGCCCGGCCAATACGCGAGCTGA
- a CDS encoding formate--tetrahydrofolate ligase → MLSDIEIAQAAKSLPIAEIADKLGIPSDELEPYGKYKAKITQSAFERTADRPDGKLILVTAINPTPAGEGKTTTTVALGQAMRQIGKNAIIALREPSLGPVFGIKGGAAGGGYSQVIPMEDINLHFTGDIHAVTAANNLLCAVIDNHINHGNALRLDTRRIYFSRCMDMNDRALREIIVGIGGKANGFMRSDSFNITAASEVMAALCLCTDIANLKKRLGDILVGYDLEGNAVFCRQLNAQGAMATLLKDAVNPNLVQTLEGTPCLMHGGPFANIAHGCNSVRATKLGLKLADYCITEAGFGADLGAQKFFDIKCRAAGLTPSAVVLVATVRALKYNAGIAKAKLGIENAAAVEKGSVNLAAHIENIKKYGLPVVVAVNRFPTDTPEEITAILQIAERYGADCAVSDGFSEGGKGAVYLAEKVAAAADMGGNFKPLCTDKMTVTEKIERIAREIYGANEVVFEDMALKRLNEIQALGLDKLPVCIAKTQYSLSDDPKKLGRPRNFKLTVRNLRLCTGAGFVVALTGDIMTMPGLPKVPAASTIDIDQNGLISGLF, encoded by the coding sequence ATGCTTTCCGACATCGAAATCGCCCAAGCAGCCAAGTCACTGCCGATTGCCGAAATCGCCGATAAACTCGGGATTCCGTCCGACGAACTCGAACCCTACGGAAAATATAAGGCAAAAATCACGCAATCGGCTTTTGAACGAACCGCAGACCGCCCCGACGGAAAATTGATTTTGGTCACCGCGATCAACCCCACCCCTGCGGGAGAGGGCAAGACCACAACCACCGTCGCACTCGGACAAGCGATGAGACAGATCGGAAAGAATGCCATTATCGCACTGCGCGAACCGTCTCTCGGACCGGTGTTCGGCATCAAAGGCGGCGCTGCGGGCGGCGGTTATTCCCAGGTGATTCCGATGGAGGACATCAACCTCCATTTTACAGGCGATATCCACGCAGTCACAGCTGCCAATAACCTGCTGTGCGCCGTAATCGATAATCATATCAACCATGGCAATGCCCTGCGTCTCGATACAAGGCGTATTTACTTCAGCCGCTGCATGGACATGAACGACCGTGCGCTGCGCGAAATCATTGTCGGCATCGGCGGCAAAGCCAACGGCTTTATGCGCTCCGACAGCTTTAACATCACCGCGGCTTCCGAGGTTATGGCGGCACTTTGCCTCTGCACGGACATCGCCAATCTCAAAAAGCGACTCGGTGATATTCTTGTGGGTTACGACCTCGAAGGGAATGCGGTCTTCTGCCGTCAGCTGAACGCACAGGGTGCAATGGCGACACTCCTTAAAGATGCGGTCAATCCCAACCTTGTTCAAACCCTTGAGGGTACGCCCTGCCTGATGCACGGCGGCCCGTTCGCCAATATTGCCCACGGCTGCAACTCTGTCAGAGCGACAAAACTCGGGTTGAAACTGGCCGATTACTGCATCACGGAGGCCGGATTCGGCGCCGATCTGGGCGCGCAGAAGTTTTTTGATATCAAATGCCGCGCCGCCGGTTTGACGCCGTCTGCGGTCGTGCTGGTCGCCACAGTGCGCGCATTAAAATACAACGCAGGCATTGCAAAAGCCAAACTCGGTATTGAAAACGCAGCCGCAGTCGAAAAAGGCAGTGTAAACCTCGCTGCCCACATTGAAAATATTAAAAAATACGGGCTTCCGGTCGTTGTCGCCGTCAACCGCTTCCCGACCGATACTCCCGAGGAAATCACCGCCATCCTGCAAATTGCTGAACGATACGGCGCCGACTGCGCGGTCAGTGACGGCTTTTCGGAGGGCGGGAAAGGCGCCGTATATCTTGCTGAAAAAGTCGCGGCAGCAGCAGATATGGGGGGAAATTTCAAACCGCTCTGCACCGATAAAATGACGGTCACCGAAAAGATCGAACGTATTGCCCGGGAAATTTACGGTGCGAATGAAGTTGTGTTTGAGGATATGGCTTTAAAACGTCTGAATGAAATTCAGGCCCTCGGGCTGGACAAATTGCCCGTCTGCATCGCCAAGACCCAATATTCACTCAGCGATGATCCCAAGAAACTCGGACGGCCGAGAAACTTTAAGCTGACGGTGCGCAATCTGCGTCTTTGCACCGGCGCGGGCTTTGTCGTGGCACTCACGGGTGATATTATGACCATGCCCGGATTGCCCAAAGTGCCGGCCGCAAGCACTATCGACATCGATCAAAACGGTCTTATAAGCGGATTATTTTAA
- the nusG gene encoding transcription termination/antitermination protein NusG has protein sequence MPEAAKWYVVHTYSGYESKVCTNLEKMVENRHMQDLILETKIPLETVTEIKDNKTREVEQKLFPGYVLVKMVMTDESWYVVRNTRGVTGFVGAASKPEPLSEAEINALGVETRSVKVDYEVGDSVEIMDGPFSGMTGVVDKIDTAEGRVRVMVFVMNRETPVDLAMDQITPV, from the coding sequence ATGCCTGAAGCCGCAAAATGGTATGTCGTGCATACCTATTCAGGGTATGAAAGCAAGGTCTGCACCAATCTTGAAAAAATGGTGGAGAACCGCCATATGCAGGATCTGATTCTCGAGACCAAGATCCCGCTCGAGACCGTGACCGAGATCAAGGACAATAAGACCCGCGAGGTCGAACAAAAATTGTTTCCCGGCTATGTGCTCGTCAAAATGGTGATGACCGATGAATCTTGGTATGTCGTCCGAAACACCAGAGGCGTGACCGGTTTTGTCGGCGCAGCTTCCAAACCCGAACCGCTTTCAGAAGCGGAGATCAACGCCCTCGGCGTTGAAACGCGCAGTGTCAAAGTCGACTATGAAGTCGGCGATTCCGTTGAAATCATGGATGGTCCGTTCTCCGGCATGACCGGTGTTGTCGATAAAATCGACACCGCTGAAGGCCGTGTGCGCGTGATGGTGTTCGTGATGAACCGGGAGACCCCGGTCGATCTGGCTATGGATCAGATCACACCGGTATAA
- a CDS encoding MFS transporter, with protein sequence MRKIFLIITFLKSFSVGVMMPVLALSLIAHGASINTISLLLGTYSLTALFAEFPSGIFADICGRKKSALLAYFLSAVSFVFLLFSNTLWLLFLSMVFTGLGRAFASGSMDALIIDDTVSKGITLVKVTSRLSIFESAGLAAGALAGGCLSGIIQRYTANILTGLIINVLLLMVLIFFVKEKHSDLENKPNKNKIGIQIKNSLSFLSQKGLVRILLVFTILTGTALFSVETYWQPAFSEISSASWLLGVTSFTGFAFVILGSKIAECFLAKKPNFSVLWLIINKLIFGILLSLFMLQNQIPLFIGMYVFIYFFVGNGNVTENTLLNQIVSPDQRASILSLFSFILQAGGIITALLGYIVSTQTNYRVIWLIAGILLILGVGLCVLLYRRAIIKSPA encoded by the coding sequence ATGCGTAAAATATTTTTGATAATCACTTTTTTAAAGAGCTTTTCCGTTGGGGTTATGATGCCGGTTCTTGCTCTGTCTCTAATTGCTCACGGCGCTTCAATCAACACCATATCTCTGCTTTTAGGCACATATTCGCTCACTGCCCTTTTTGCCGAATTCCCAAGCGGTATATTTGCCGATATCTGCGGAAGGAAGAAATCGGCTCTGTTAGCTTATTTTTTATCAGCCGTCTCATTTGTATTTTTGTTGTTTTCAAACACTTTATGGCTCTTATTTCTATCCATGGTTTTCACGGGCCTGGGGCGCGCTTTTGCCTCAGGGAGCATGGATGCTTTGATTATCGACGACACTGTCTCAAAGGGGATAACACTCGTTAAGGTGACAAGCCGACTTTCGATTTTTGAAAGCGCGGGGCTTGCCGCCGGTGCGCTGGCGGGTGGGTGTCTGTCCGGTATCATACAGCGTTATACCGCCAATATTTTAACCGGCCTGATCATTAACGTTCTGTTATTGATGGTATTAATTTTCTTCGTTAAGGAAAAACATAGCGATTTGGAAAATAAACCGAACAAAAACAAGATCGGTATACAGATTAAAAACAGCTTGAGCTTTTTATCTCAAAAAGGGCTCGTACGAATTTTATTGGTATTTACAATCCTCACAGGTACAGCATTGTTTTCTGTCGAGACATACTGGCAACCGGCTTTCAGCGAAATTTCTTCAGCCTCTTGGCTTTTAGGTGTCACCAGTTTTACGGGTTTTGCTTTTGTTATTTTAGGCAGCAAAATTGCCGAGTGCTTTTTGGCCAAAAAGCCGAATTTCAGCGTGCTTTGGTTAATCATCAATAAACTCATATTTGGTATTTTACTATCCCTATTCATGCTGCAAAACCAAATCCCACTGTTTATCGGAATGTACGTATTCATCTACTTTTTTGTCGGAAACGGCAACGTTACAGAAAACACTTTATTAAATCAAATTGTCTCTCCCGATCAACGGGCAAGCATTCTCTCTTTATTCTCATTCATTCTGCAAGCCGGAGGCATCATAACCGCTCTGCTTGGCTATATCGTCAGTACACAAACCAACTACCGCGTGATTTGGCTGATCGCAGGTATTTTACTCATTCTCGGTGTGGGGCTGTGCGTCCTATTATATCGCAGAGCGATAATAAAATCACCCGCTTAA
- the rplK gene encoding 50S ribosomal protein L11, giving the protein MAQKVIGYVKLQIPAGKATPAPPVGPALGQAGVNIMQFTKEFNERTKNDMGLIIPVVITVYADHSFSFITKTPPAAVLIKKACGIESGSGVPNKTKVAKITSAQVRQIAESKMVDLNASCVETAMKMIAGTARSMGVEVVD; this is encoded by the coding sequence ATGGCTCAAAAAGTCATTGGCTATGTCAAGCTTCAGATCCCCGCCGGTAAAGCCACACCGGCACCGCCTGTCGGACCGGCACTCGGTCAGGCCGGCGTGAACATCATGCAATTCACAAAGGAATTCAACGAGAGAACAAAAAACGACATGGGACTCATTATCCCGGTTGTTATCACGGTCTATGCGGACCACTCTTTCTCGTTCATCACCAAAACACCGCCTGCGGCAGTTCTGATTAAAAAGGCCTGCGGCATTGAGAGCGGTTCCGGTGTGCCCAACAAGACCAAGGTCGCCAAGATCACCTCTGCTCAGGTTCGCCAGATCGCAGAGTCCAAAATGGTGGACCTCAACGCCTCCTGTGTCGAGACCGCGATGAAGATGATCGCCGGTACCGCGCGCAGCATGGGCGTCGAAGTTGTCGACTGA
- a CDS encoding ATP-binding cassette domain-containing protein — translation MLQILNLTISLSKNGKKILDNFTFSLNPGDKAVIIGEEGNGKSTLLKLIYDPALVEHYIEYSGNILRDGLKYGYLKQELSDAEKQLCVREFLSDDRLFETLLPDERAEIAAQLGLNPQMFNSDQSMSTLSGGEKVKMQMARILAARPDVLLLDEPTNDIDIKTLEWLETYINRCGLPVLFVSHDETLIERTANVIIHLEQVVHKRNARHTIARMPYAQYIDERMRGLVHQEQVARKQREDYKAQQERWKKIHDKVERDQENISRQDPGGARLLKKKMKAVKSLEHRFEREKEDFEEIPIVEEAIFMKFAEGTALPRQKEVLRLSLPELKIGSRILSKNIELNVSGGEHVGIIGDNGTGKTTLLRLIADELLRRKDLKAAYMPQDYEDSLDLSQCPLDFLAPSGKKEDITRARIQMGSMRFTHEEMLGTIGGLSGGQKAKLLFLKMTLDGSNVLILDEPTRNFSPLSNPVIRRVLRQYDGTIISVTHDRKYLAGVCDTIYEVTPEGLFKV, via the coding sequence ATGCTTCAAATCTTGAATTTAACCATATCGCTTTCTAAAAACGGCAAGAAAATCTTAGACAATTTCACTTTTTCGCTCAATCCGGGCGATAAAGCCGTCATCATCGGAGAAGAGGGCAACGGTAAGAGCACCCTTTTAAAGTTGATTTATGACCCGGCTCTGGTCGAGCATTATATCGAATACAGCGGTAATATCCTGCGCGACGGATTGAAATACGGCTATCTCAAGCAGGAACTTTCCGATGCCGAAAAACAACTCTGCGTAAGAGAATTTTTATCGGATGACCGTTTGTTTGAGACGCTTTTGCCCGACGAACGCGCCGAAATTGCCGCACAGCTCGGGTTGAACCCGCAAATGTTCAATTCCGATCAATCAATGAGCACCCTCTCGGGCGGCGAAAAGGTCAAAATGCAGATGGCGCGGATTCTGGCTGCACGGCCCGATGTGCTGCTGCTCGATGAGCCGACCAACGACATTGACATTAAGACCCTCGAATGGCTGGAAACCTATATCAACCGCTGCGGACTGCCGGTGCTGTTCGTCTCCCACGACGAAACGCTGATCGAGCGCACGGCCAATGTCATCATCCATCTCGAACAGGTGGTGCATAAGCGCAACGCCCGACATACGATTGCAAGAATGCCGTATGCACAGTATATCGACGAGCGTATGCGCGGCCTTGTCCATCAGGAACAGGTGGCAAGAAAGCAGCGCGAGGATTATAAAGCCCAACAAGAGCGTTGGAAGAAGATTCATGACAAGGTCGAACGCGATCAGGAGAATATCTCTCGTCAAGACCCCGGGGGCGCTCGTCTTTTAAAAAAGAAGATGAAGGCAGTCAAATCGCTGGAACACCGGTTTGAGCGCGAAAAAGAGGACTTTGAGGAGATTCCGATTGTCGAAGAGGCCATTTTCATGAAATTCGCCGAGGGCACCGCTCTGCCCCGCCAAAAAGAGGTCCTGCGGCTGTCGCTGCCGGAACTTAAAATCGGCAGCAGGATTCTCTCGAAAAACATTGAACTTAACGTATCCGGCGGAGAACACGTCGGAATTATCGGCGACAACGGCACGGGCAAGACCACACTGCTGCGGCTGATCGCGGACGAACTGCTCCGGCGAAAAGACCTGAAAGCCGCCTATATGCCGCAGGATTACGAGGATTCGCTCGACTTATCCCAATGCCCGCTTGATTTCCTTGCGCCGTCCGGCAAAAAGGAGGACATCACCCGCGCACGAATCCAAATGGGCAGCATGCGCTTCACCCACGAAGAGATGCTCGGAACCATCGGCGGACTCTCAGGTGGTCAGAAGGCCAAACTGCTGTTTTTAAAGATGACGCTCGACGGCAGCAATGTGCTGATCCTCGACGAGCCGACACGCAATTTCAGCCCGCTCTCCAATCCGGTCATCCGCCGCGTATTGCGGCAGTACGACGGCACGATCATCAGCGTAACCCACGACCGCAAATACCTCGCCGGGGTCTGTGACACCATTTATGAAGTGACGCCTGAGGGACTTTTCAAAGTGTAA